accttcctctcggGCCTTGACCCTGGATTGGGTCAAGACCCAACACATATCTTCGTCATGATGACTGGAAATGGAAATGTCCTGCTGGATAGGGAACAGCATCACCAGACTGGAGACAATATGGTCTCTCAGTGTTTTGTATCATTAATTaatctttcactctccattcgtgcctcttcaaattctgcagcactgctggtcacagctgacctccagctggagcgcttaagggccagggcttcccagttctctgtgtctatgcctgagtttttaaggttggctttgagcccatctttcaatctcttttcctgtccaccaacgttccgttttccgttcttgagttcggagtagagcaactgctttgggagatggtggtcgggcatccggacaatgtagcCGGAGCAGctgagttgatggaggaggaccatcaACCATCCCATATTAACACACATACTGTAGAGAAGAGCATAAACCCTTGAATTAATGTTGAACCAGTTCTCCAGAAAGTTACATGGTGTGAGCAGAAGAGAGTGTCCTTTGTGGCATGCCCAGCCAAATGTTGCAACTTTTCATACTCTTTTTATCAAGCATTTCCTCCCTCTGCTCTCTGTTATCTCTCCAGTAAGGGAAGGAGCAAGCCTCTACTGCATAGAAAAGGCTGTCATCGGGTTTGCCAAGTCAAGGTTCCCAATAGAATTTCAGCCTGCCCATCGCATTTCATTTCAGTCTAAGAATGTTCAACTTGGTTTGATCTAGGATGCATAGCTGTGatgaagtggaactctctgccccggagtgtggtggaggctccttctttggaagcttttaaacagaggctggatggccatctgtcaggggtgctttgaatacaatattcttgcttcttggcagggggttggactggatgacccatgaggtctcttccaactctttgattctattctatgaagaCAGCAGAGCTTCAGTTTTTTTTGGATAGTTTTGTAGAAATGAAAACAGCTCCAAACCATGCACTACTACATGAGAAGGCAGTTGTAGTGGTGTGTTGTTCACCCACACAGAGCTGCTGTGGCTTGTGTCTACGTGCTGGAAAGTCAGCAGCTCAGTGTCACATCTGTACTTACatcccttttcatagaatcatagaatcatagaatcaaagagttggaagagacctcatgggccatccagtccaaccccctgccaagaagcaggaatattgcattcaaatcacccctgacagatggccatccagcctctgcttaaaagcttccaaagaaggagcctccaccacactccggggcagagagttccactgctgaacggctctcacagtcgggaagttcttcctgactgtgtcaaattgtaataaacctctAACTGCGTTGCCTTCAACCTAAGGAATGTGTTTCTCTGTCCCGGCTGTTCTGGTTTAGCAGATGCTCACTGGGCACAGACCCCTTTAATCGTGGTTCTAACTGAAATTACTACAACTATGCAGGTAAAATcaaaaagtattgtcgaaggctttcatggccagaatcactgggttgtaggtttttcaggctatatggccatgttctagaggcattctcctgacgtttcgcctgcatctatggcaagcacccccagaggtagtgaggtgagggtcagaggtagtgaagtggttctcaaccttcctaatgctgcaaccccttaatacaactcctcatgttgtggtgaccctcaacatcactaactctgaggatgcttgccaaagatgcaggcgaaacgtcagagaaggcctctagaacatggccataaagcccgaaaaaacatacagcaacccaaaatctaaaaaaattcaaaagactCCGTAATTTAGAgggacatctacactgtagaattaacacattttgtcaccactttagttgctgtgattcaatgctatggaatcatggaatttatagtttggtgaggcctcaTACTcagacaaagaaggctaaagcagtggttctcaaccttcctaatgccgcgactccttaatacagtaccttatgttgtggtgaccctcaaccataaaattatttttgttgctacttcataattgtaattttgctactgttatgaatcgtaatgtaaatatcggatatgtagaatgtgttttcattcactgggccaaatttggcactaatacccgatacatccaaatttaaatactggtagggtttgggagtgttgattttgtcatttgggagttgtagttgcttggatttgcTTGGAGttgcttggtgggcattgatcttgagttttggagttgtagttcacttacatccagagagcactgtggactcaaacaatgatgtatctgaaccaaacttggcacaaataatatgaacactggtggattttggggaaaacataatcttgacatttgggagttgtagttgctgggatttatagttcacccacaatcaaagagcattctgaactccaccaatgatggaattgaaccaaacttgacacacacagctcccatgaccaacagaaaacactggaagggtctggtgggcattgatcttgagttttggagttgtagttcacttacatccagagagcactgtggactcaaacaatgatgtatctggaccaaacttggcacaaatacttaatatgaacactggtggagtttggggaaaatataccttgacatttgggagttgtagttgctgagatttatagttcacccacaatcaaagagcattctgaactccaccaacgatggaattgaaccaaatggcacacagaactcccatgacaaacagaaaacactggaagggtctggtgggcattaacctagagttttggagttgtagatcacctatatccagagagcactatggactcaaacaatgatttatctggaccaaacttggcacaaatacttaatatgaacactggtggagtttggggaaaatataccttgacatttgggagttgtagttgctgggatttatagttcactcacaatcaaagagcattctgaactccaccaatgatggaattgaaccaaacttggcacacagaactcccatgaccaacagaaaacactggaagagtctggtgggcattgatcttgagttttggagttgtagttcacttacatccagagagcactatggactcaaacaatgatgtgtctggaccaaacttggcacaaatacttaatatgaacactggtggagtttggggaaaatataccttgacatttgggagttgtagtttctgggatttatagttcacccacaatcaaagcgcattctgaaccccaccaacaatagaattgggccaaacatcccatacaaaaccgccatgaccaacagaaaatactatgtgttctgatggactttggcaacccctctgacacccccctcacgaccccccaggggtctcaacccacaggttgagaaacgctgggctAAATAAAGAGTTTGTAAAACTACATTGGAGTTACTGTGTCTAATTCAGCAGGATAAATGCACCCAGGTATACAAGGACAACATCAAATTTTGCATAGTCTCTACATAAGCCCAATACAAAGCAAATTGATGCCAATGTCATGTTGCAATATCACCTTTTATAAATTAGTGCCGTCATCAGAATAAGGAACTTCCTATTGTGAAAGAGGCAGCACTGAGCTTTGTCTTGGAGGAAATTAGATCTGGAGTCATGTTGAAATCTGCAACAGTGAATTCTCTTACAAAAGTGAATGGACATTTTCGCCAGATATGAAATGGAACAAAATTCTTGCTAAGGTGGCAGAAGTGGAGTATCATGGTttcctggcaaggaaactagtccaatgtgggctaggcaaaactacggtgaggtggatctgtaattggttaaatggacgaacccagagggtgattctccccaatgcttcctcttcatcatggaaagaagtgacaagcggagtggcACAAGCAGggtcccgtcctgggcccggtcctgttcaacatctttattaatgacttagatgaagggatagaacgcaggatcatcaagtttgcagacgacaccaaattgggagggatagccaatactccagaggacaggagcagaatccaAAACGATCTTGACCAATTAGAGAGATGGTCCAAAACTTAACAAAacgaagttcagcagtgacaaatggaagatactccactttggccggaaaaacaaaatgcaaagatacagaatgggagacaatgcctggctcgagagcagtacgtgtgaaaaagatcttggaggcctcgtggacaacaagttaaacatgagccaacaatgtgatgtggcggccaaaaaagccagtgggattttggcctgcatcaataggagcatagtgtctagatctagggaagtaatgctacccctctattctgttttggttagaccacacctggaacattgtgtccagttctcagcaccacaattaaagagagatattgacaagctggaatgtgtccagaggagggtgactaaaatgatcaagggtctggagaacaagccctatgaggagcggcttaagaagctgggtatgtttagccttcagaagagaaggctgagaggagatatgatagccatgtataaatatgtgagaggaagccatagggagtagggagcaagcttgttttctgcctccctggagactaggacgccgaacaatggcttcaaactacaaggaaggagattccatctgaacattaggaagaacttcctgactgtgagagccgttcagcggtgaaactctctgccccggagtgtggtggaggctccttctttggaagcttttaaacaggggctggatggccatctgtcaggggtgatttgaatgcaatattcctgcttcttggcagggggttggactggatggcccatgaggtctcttccaactctttgattctatgattctatggacagtGCCATGAGAGTGCATTTTATGTTTCCAGGTTCTTCAATGGTTCAGTTGCACAGCATTGCAATCCCATACCTAGGATTAAATCAGACACAATAGTTTCCACAAAGGAAACAccacttgtattgtcgaaggctttcatggccggaatcactgggttgttgtagttttttccgggctatatggtcatgttctggaggcaatttttttcctgacatttcgcctgcatctatggcaagcatcctcagaggtagtgagatcctcactacctctgaggatgcttgccatagatgcaggcgaaacgtcaggagaaaaattgcctccagaacatggccatatagcccggaaaaacctacaacaacccaaacaccaCTTGGTTCCTCAATCGTCATACCAAACCCTACAAGGAGCATCTGaggaagctgggtatgttcaGCTTGGAAAAAATAGAGACGGGACATGATATCCCTggcaagttacttttttggaaatTATCTGTGTAGAGGTGGGCAAAATGACCAATTCTATCATGTTTcctttctttacctctttcttttttcctcaccctcttttccctttccttcctctaacgaaatagctaattataatgtatgttttaaatgtgtttattgatattgtgatATGATAGGTGCAGGCCAACATTTGCTGTGGTTGCCTTAGATAATGCGTTGCCATAGTAACGTAGGCCTCCAGGCAGAAGCAAAATGGGTGGAGGTAACCGCCACTGGAGGAGAGAGCACAGTCTTTGGTGAGGGAACCAAACTGGAAGGTTGGTTCGTGGAGGAGCCAAACCAAAGTGGTTTAAGTATTTAGCTGGAGGGCTaaagggtttttgttgttgttgttgttgttgttgttgtgtcaggagcatcctgttgtgagagaattggccgtctgcaaggacattgcccaggggacgcctggatgatttttgatgttttatcatccttgtgggagacttctctcaagagctggagctgatagagggagctcatccgcctcaacccggattcgaacctgtgacctgtcggtcttcagtcctgccggcacaggggtttaacccactgcgccaccgggggctcctgggctAAAGGGTGATCCTAGCTATGTGAGAGCAGGACTCAGGGGTTTATTATAACCAGTTTAAAATTCAGCCTTGGTATTTTAAGATTAAAATATTCAATTTAATTATAAGTAAAATGAAGAAACCATAAGattagtgggttaaagcactgaactgatgagcttgttgatcgaaaggtcgcagattcgattccaaggagcggcgtgagcttccgctgtcagccctagcttctgccaacctagcagttcgaaaatatgcaagtgtgagtagatcaataggtaccgctccggcgggaaggtaagggcgctccatgcagtcatgccggccacatgaccttggaggtgtctacggacaacgctggctcttcggcttagaaatggagatgagcaccacaccccagagtcagacatgactggacttaatgtcaggggactacctttaccttttttagtcatagaatcatagaatcctaaagttggaagagatctcatggcccatccagtccaaccccctgccaagaagcaggaaaattggccacaatggtccatgctcttgttacatcccgaatagattactgcaacgcactctacgtggggttgcctttgaagactgttcggaaacttcaattagtccagtggacggcggccagattactcattggagcgtcatacagggagtataccacccctctgttatgtcagctccactggctgctgatccaattcaaagtgctggttttgatctacaaaaccctatacggctccggcgcAGCGTATCTGTctaaacgcatctccttctacgtcccacctcggagtttaagatctgttggggaggccctgctctcggctccacctctgtcacaagtgaggttggtggggacgaggagcagggccttctcagtggtggcccctcacctgtggaattcgcttcccgggaaaattaggtcatcgacatccctcctctctttcagaagaaaactaaaaacatgaatatgggaccaggcctttgggtaatttggcagatagacaaaggacaatgacaactagaattgataggatttgacaatgtggaatgaatttatggattctgagctggcgaacgttgaacattagattggttttattgattgtgatatataatttgcttgttttaattgtttataattgctattgatacatgttttatcttattgtttgttgttggcatcgaattgtgccttttgtaagccgccctgagtcccccctcgggggttgagaagggtggggtagaaatacgcgaaataaataaaataaatattgcattcaaagcacccctgacagatggtcatccagcctctgtttaaaagcttccaaagaaggagcctccaccacactccggggcagagagttccactactgaacggctcacacagtcaggaagttcttcctaatgttcagatggaatctcctctcttgtagtttgaagccattgttccgcgtcctagtctccaaggaagcagaaaacaagcttgctccctcctccctgtgacttcctctcacatatttatatatggctaccatgtctcctctcagccttctcttcttcaggctaaacatgcccagctccttaagccgctcctcataggacttgttctccagacccttgatcattttatttgctTTCCTCTGTCAAGAGACTGAGGGAAGAAACAAagttttaaagaaaggaaacaacaaaCACCGAGGTGGCAGAAGAGAAGCCATTCTTAAAGATTAATAGTAACCGTGTCATGTTTTCAGAAAAACTAGGAGTTAACTGTGGCAACAAGAAGAAGATATTGTATAACCggagaagcatctggctatgtccGATcaaaacgatggaattgaaccaaacttggcaaacagttctcccatgaccaacagtaaatactcgaagggtttggtgggcagtgtcctttggttttggagttgtagttcacctacatccagagatcactgtagattcaaacaatgatggatctggaccaaactctacatgaatactcaatatgcccaaatgtgaacactggtggagtttggggaaaatagaatcttgacatgtagttgctgggatttatagttcaccttcaatcacagagcattctgaaccccaccaacgatggaattgaaccaaacttggcacacagttctcccatgactaccagaaaatactggaagggtttggttggcagtgccctttgattttggagttgtagttcacctgcatccagagattactgtggattcaaacaatgatggatctggaccaaactctacatgaatactcaatatgcccaaatgtgaacactggtggagtttcgggaaaatagaaacttgccatttgggagttgtagttgctggggtttatagttcacctacaatcacagagcattctggacctcaccaacaatagaattgggccaaacttggcacacagttctcccatgaccaacagaaaatactggaagggtttggtgggcagtgtcctttgattttggagttgtagttcacctacatccagagattactgtggattcaaacaatgatggatctggatcaaaatctgcacaaatactcaatatgcccaaatgtgaacactggtggagtttggggaaaatagaatcttgacattagttgctgggatttatagttcacctacatccagagatcactgtggactcaaacaatgatggatctggaccaaactctacacggatactcaatatgcccaaatgtgaacactggtggagtttggggaaaatagaatcttgacatgtagttgctgggatttatagttcacctacaatcacagagcattctgaaccccaccaacgataggattgggccaaacctcccacacagaacccccatgaccaccagagtgggccacagcaatgcgtggcaggggacggctagtaataactAAAAAGTCATACACTTCTGCTTACACTAACAGAATGCAATTTTTATGTCTCACTCTGCATATGGGGATTTACCTTATATTATCTCAGTATAAGATTTAGGCCTAGCTGTGGCATTGAGCTTCCTCAGGGCAATGCCTTATACCACAACTTCTCCTTATTGCCACATCGTCCAAGAGCTCATATCTGTCAACAATGTGACATGCTAACAGGAAGCAGTGCCATCAACACGGGTTCTGGTAAACCAGAGGAGGGGTGGGATCCGTGACCGAAGTTCcacatttttctcttcctcctctgcatGTGTCCGCCACCAAAACACTCTACAGAAATATTTCTGAATGCCATTTGTCTGGACAGCATAGACCAGCGGATGGATACAGATGTGAAAGTGGACCAAGACCTTGGTGAGCTGGAACGCCATATGTATAAGCCCACAGTCTATCCTTTGGCGCATACGGTGGCTGAGGTGCAAATTTTGCAGAACATGGAAAGGCAGGTAGAAAATGAGATAGAGGACTACAACCAAAGACACCAGTGCTTTGACTTTGCGCTTTTTCAGCACTGGGATGTTGCGATTGTTGTGAATGGTGTAGATTATTACCCCACAGGAGATGCCGGTCAGGAGAAATGGCAACCCGAAGCCGAAGACCAGGAGGAACAAGCTGTAAGGCCAATACCTTGGTAGCTGCTCATCAGAAGCACTTCCCAAGCACTGAGTCGTGTTGATGTTGTTTTGGGAGACACGATTCAGGGTGGAAAAATGGAGGACTGGAGAGGAAATGACAACTACTAACAACCACACTGAACCACTCAGGATCCTGGCGTGGCGGAGCGTGGCGCGGACTTGGGCAAAGAAGGGGTGGACGACAGCAAC
This genomic interval from Anolis sagrei isolate rAnoSag1 chromosome 2, rAnoSag1.mat, whole genome shotgun sequence contains the following:
- the LOC132766540 gene encoding P2Y purinoceptor 11-like, which encodes MTKSCRDNFQEQIWPILLVQFLLAIVGNSLAIYHFLTSKRKWNTAIVYCFNLAVSDLLYAFSLFPMILYYFPPKDWIYGPVLCMLDRFFFFCNLYASTFFIACISLNRYVAVVHPFFAQVRATLRHARILSGSVWLLVVVISSPVLHFSTLNRVSQNNINTTQCLGSASDEQLPRYWPYSLFLLVFGFGLPFLLTGISCGVIIYTIHNNRNIPVLKKRKVKALVSLVVVLYLIFYLPFHVLQNLHLSHRMRQRIDCGLIHMAFQLTKVLVHFHICIHPLVYAVQTNGIQKYFCRVFWWRTHAEEEEKNVELRSRIPPLLWFTRTRVDGTASC